In Streptomyces sp. NBC_00483, a single window of DNA contains:
- a CDS encoding SDR family NAD(P)-dependent oxidoreductase, with translation MTRTLALITGASSGIGAAYARLLADDHDLVLVARRGDRLADLAEELRACGAAVEVLPADLASHDGIAVVTDRLATGDVGMLISNAGAGGYAPLTEVEPADIEALLTLNAVAPIRLVRAALPGMLAAGEGSIITVASLLAFSAGLTDPRAPRRTLYVAAKAATLGFTRTLATEIADTPVRVQVVCPGVVATEWNSGAGHNIPWAMTPEDVASASLTGLRLGETVCAPGLEGQDSALAELLAAEAAFVTGGNQSALAARYAQAVADRL, from the coding sequence ATGACTCGTACCCTTGCTCTGATCACTGGCGCTTCCTCCGGGATCGGTGCCGCTTACGCCCGGCTCCTGGCGGACGACCACGACCTCGTCCTGGTGGCGCGACGAGGGGACCGCCTCGCCGACCTCGCCGAGGAACTGCGCGCCTGTGGGGCGGCCGTCGAGGTGCTGCCCGCCGACCTTGCGTCCCACGACGGCATCGCCGTTGTCACCGACCGGCTGGCCACCGGGGACGTGGGCATGCTGATCAGCAATGCCGGCGCCGGCGGCTACGCACCGCTCACCGAAGTCGAGCCGGCCGACATCGAGGCGCTGCTCACCCTCAACGCCGTGGCCCCCATCCGGTTGGTCCGCGCCGCGCTTCCCGGAATGCTCGCGGCGGGCGAGGGCTCGATCATCACCGTCGCCTCGCTGCTCGCTTTCAGCGCGGGCCTCACGGACCCGCGGGCGCCCCGGCGCACCCTGTACGTCGCCGCGAAGGCCGCCACCTTGGGATTTACCCGCACCCTCGCCACCGAGATCGCAGACACCCCGGTCCGCGTCCAGGTTGTGTGTCCGGGTGTCGTGGCGACGGAATGGAACAGCGGCGCAGGCCACAACATCCCCTGGGCGATGACGCCTGAGGACGTCGCGTCGGCCAGCTTGACCGGCCTACGCCTGGGTGAGACCGTCTGCGCGCCTGGTCTGGAGGGGCAGGACTCCGCCCTGGCGGAGCTGCTCGCCGCGGAGGCCGCTTTCGTCACGGGCGGCAACCAGTCCGCTCTCGCCGCCCGCTACGCGCAAGCGGTCGCTGATCGCCTTTGA
- a CDS encoding ROK family protein has protein sequence MDRPVPIGSAPPPGQPMPFSPAATLPPLEAAPLAIVVNLVRSGRATTRPELVTATGLSRKVVTQRVDQALALGLVEDGELAASSGGRQARTLRFRAGAGHLYAAVMGASEFTVAIMDLSGAVIASHHEDWDVEVGPRPTMERVQSAFSALALKTGLGRPWAIGIGVPGPVEFATGRLVAPPIMPGWDGFSVRSWLREHYDAPVWVDNDVNLMALGEWTCGTPRDGRDMLFIKVGTGIGAGLVNGGRLLRGDRGAAGDIGHTHVTDDPSAVCRCGQTGCLEAVASGWSMLEESHRRVTESPYLTKTLERTGRLTLGEIGAAAVTGDALALEMIDKRSHLVADVIANLVNFCNPGVLVLGGGVLRTGPRFVDLVSSTVRARCIRLVTAGLTVRAASLDHLEGVTGAGLLAASGLFATGPLTHWVESGTPLGHATTLQRLSAELT, from the coding sequence ATGGACCGCCCGGTCCCGATCGGCAGCGCTCCGCCACCGGGACAGCCGATGCCGTTCTCCCCTGCCGCCACCCTGCCGCCGCTCGAAGCGGCGCCCCTCGCGATCGTCGTCAACCTCGTCCGCTCCGGCCGCGCGACGACCCGGCCCGAGCTGGTCACCGCCACCGGTCTCAGCCGCAAGGTCGTCACCCAGCGCGTCGACCAGGCCCTCGCACTGGGCCTCGTCGAGGACGGTGAGCTGGCCGCGTCGTCCGGTGGCCGGCAGGCACGGACCCTGCGCTTCCGGGCCGGAGCGGGACACCTCTACGCCGCGGTCATGGGCGCATCCGAGTTCACCGTCGCGATCATGGACCTCTCCGGCGCCGTCATCGCCTCGCACCACGAGGACTGGGACGTCGAGGTCGGACCCCGGCCCACGATGGAGCGCGTGCAGTCGGCGTTCTCCGCCCTGGCCCTCAAGACCGGGCTCGGCAGGCCGTGGGCCATCGGGATCGGGGTGCCGGGACCGGTGGAGTTCGCCACCGGCCGCCTGGTGGCGCCGCCGATCATGCCCGGCTGGGACGGCTTCAGTGTCCGGTCCTGGTTGCGCGAGCACTACGACGCGCCGGTCTGGGTCGACAACGACGTGAACCTGATGGCCCTGGGCGAGTGGACGTGCGGAACCCCGCGCGACGGCCGCGACATGCTGTTCATCAAGGTCGGCACGGGCATCGGAGCGGGCCTGGTCAACGGCGGCCGCCTGCTGCGAGGAGACCGCGGAGCGGCCGGCGACATCGGCCACACGCACGTCACCGACGACCCGTCAGCAGTCTGCCGGTGCGGGCAGACCGGCTGCCTGGAAGCCGTCGCGAGCGGCTGGTCCATGCTCGAGGAGTCCCACCGCCGGGTGACGGAGAGCCCCTACCTCACCAAGACGCTGGAGCGGACAGGCCGGCTGACCCTCGGCGAGATCGGCGCGGCCGCGGTCACCGGCGACGCGCTGGCCCTGGAGATGATCGACAAGCGGTCCCATCTGGTCGCCGACGTCATCGCCAACCTGGTCAACTTCTGCAACCCCGGAGTCCTCGTCCTGGGCGGCGGCGTGCTGCGCACCGGCCCCCGGTTCGTCGACCTCGTCTCGTCGACGGTGCGCGCGCGGTGCATCCGACTCGTCACCGCCGGCCTGACCGTGCGCGCCGCGTCCCTCGACCATCTCGAAGGTGTCACCGGCGCCGGCCTCCTCGCCGCTTCGGGGCTCTTCGCCACGGGACCGCTCACCCACTGGGTGGAGAGCGGCACCCCCCTCGGCCACGCCACCACCCTTCAACGGCTCTCGGCCGAACTCACCTGA
- a CDS encoding TetR/AcrR family transcriptional regulator codes for MSTTERRTDDLEIREPRQERTRRAWARILDAGVSLVEEGGYEAFTIAALCEKAQVAPRALYDRTTNKDALFLAVYEHGIARIVADQQPFRNPDRWRGMPADELITAAVAQLTDLFRRHAAFLKPVLLLSGAHPEVLRRGRSHVHTLADTFTALLLGVRDEITHPDPETAARQCFATIFSACVVRTAHGADFATEAVDQDTFTAHLALTAGRSLLAPSPAASVQ; via the coding sequence ATGTCCACCACCGAACGGCGCACCGACGACCTGGAGATCCGCGAGCCGCGCCAGGAGCGCACCCGCCGCGCGTGGGCCCGCATCCTGGACGCAGGTGTCTCACTCGTCGAGGAGGGCGGCTACGAGGCGTTCACCATCGCGGCCCTCTGCGAAAAGGCGCAGGTCGCTCCCCGGGCGCTGTACGACCGCACCACCAACAAGGACGCGCTCTTCCTCGCCGTCTACGAGCACGGCATCGCCCGCATCGTCGCCGACCAGCAGCCCTTCCGTAACCCGGACCGCTGGCGGGGCATGCCCGCGGACGAGTTGATCACCGCTGCCGTCGCTCAACTGACGGATCTCTTCAGGCGACACGCGGCCTTCCTCAAGCCCGTTCTCCTGCTGTCCGGCGCCCACCCCGAAGTACTGCGCCGCGGCCGGTCCCACGTCCACACCCTCGCCGATACCTTCACCGCGCTTCTGCTCGGCGTCCGCGACGAGATCACCCACCCCGATCCGGAGACGGCCGCACGCCAGTGCTTCGCCACGATCTTCTCCGCATGCGTCGTCCGCACCGCCCACGGCGCGGACTTCGCCACCGAGGCGGTGGACCAGGACACCTTCACCGCCCACCTCGCCCTGACGGCCGGCCGTAGCCTGCTGGCCCCGTCCCCGGCCGCCTCGGTGCAGTGA
- a CDS encoding glycoside hydrolase family 6 protein, with product MGAALSVALPTAPASAAAAARVDNPYVGAKPYVNPDWSAKAKAEPGGSVIADEPSFVWMDRIAAITGTSNGRGLRAHLDHALTQGATLFQVVIYDLPGRDCSALASNGELKAEELDRYKSEYIDPIAAILADPKYAALRISALIEPDSLPNMVTNAGSAAGATDACRHVKEVGSYEKGVGYALNKLGDIPNVYNYIDAGHHGWLGWDTNFDPAVDEFKKAATSEGATVDDVAGFIVNTANYGALHEPNFKVTDSVNGTTVRQSKWVDWNYYVDELGFAQALRERLVSRGGFNSGLGMLIDTARNGWGGTARPTGPGPQTSADAYVDGGRVDRRIHTGNWCNQQGAGVGERPQTAPEPGIDAYVWAKPPGESDGNSQPIDNDEGKGFDRMCDPTYEGNARNGNNPTGAMADAPLAGRWFSAQFQMLLTNAYPPLNGGGDPGPDTEAPSVPAGLKTTGATSSSVSLSWTASTDNVGVASYDVYRNGTLVGSTGGTTYTDSALTASTTYQYKVRARDAAGNASAQSAQVAGTTTSGGGSGTGNLKVQYKTSDTGLTDNAIGMNLKVVNTGSSAQSLKDVEIRYWFDDSASSYTTWCDWAQIGCSNLTHSVSTNGTATGANRYLKVNVTGGTLAAGASTGDIQLRLHRADWSNLNEADDYSHGTASSYTDAPKIGVYSGGQLLWGTAP from the coding sequence ATGGGAGCCGCGCTCAGCGTCGCGCTGCCTACCGCACCGGCCTCGGCGGCCGCGGCGGCCCGGGTCGACAACCCGTACGTGGGCGCCAAGCCGTACGTCAACCCGGACTGGTCCGCCAAGGCGAAGGCCGAGCCCGGCGGCTCCGTCATCGCCGACGAGCCCAGCTTCGTCTGGATGGACCGGATCGCCGCGATCACCGGCACCTCCAACGGCCGTGGCCTGCGCGCCCACCTCGACCACGCGCTGACGCAGGGCGCCACGCTCTTCCAGGTCGTCATCTACGACCTGCCGGGCCGCGACTGCTCGGCGCTCGCCTCCAACGGCGAGCTGAAGGCGGAGGAGCTCGACCGGTACAAGTCGGAGTACATCGACCCGATCGCGGCGATCCTCGCCGACCCGAAGTACGCGGCACTGCGGATCTCCGCGCTGATCGAGCCGGACTCGCTGCCCAACATGGTCACCAACGCGGGCAGCGCGGCCGGCGCCACGGACGCCTGCCGGCACGTGAAGGAAGTGGGGTCGTACGAGAAGGGCGTCGGCTACGCGCTGAACAAGCTCGGCGACATCCCCAACGTCTACAACTACATCGACGCGGGCCACCACGGCTGGCTCGGCTGGGACACCAACTTCGACCCGGCAGTCGACGAGTTCAAGAAGGCCGCCACCTCCGAGGGCGCGACGGTCGACGACGTCGCCGGCTTCATCGTCAACACCGCCAACTACGGTGCGCTGCACGAGCCGAACTTCAAGGTCACCGACTCGGTGAACGGCACCACCGTGCGCCAGTCCAAGTGGGTCGACTGGAACTACTACGTCGACGAGCTGGGCTTCGCCCAGGCGCTGCGTGAGCGCCTGGTCAGCCGCGGCGGCTTCAACTCCGGCCTCGGCATGCTCATCGACACCGCCCGCAACGGCTGGGGCGGCACCGCACGGCCCACCGGCCCCGGCCCGCAGACCTCCGCCGACGCCTACGTCGACGGCGGCAGGGTGGACCGCCGCATCCACACCGGCAACTGGTGCAACCAGCAGGGAGCCGGAGTCGGCGAACGCCCGCAGACCGCGCCCGAGCCGGGCATCGACGCGTACGTGTGGGCCAAGCCCCCGGGCGAGTCGGACGGCAACAGCCAGCCCATCGACAACGACGAGGGCAAGGGCTTCGACCGGATGTGCGACCCGACCTACGAGGGCAACGCACGCAACGGCAACAATCCGACCGGCGCCATGGCCGACGCCCCGCTGGCCGGCCGCTGGTTCTCCGCACAGTTCCAGATGCTGCTGACCAACGCCTACCCGCCGCTGAACGGCGGCGGCGACCCGGGCCCCGACACCGAGGCGCCGAGCGTCCCGGCGGGGCTGAAGACGACGGGCGCCACCTCGTCGTCGGTGTCACTGTCCTGGACCGCTTCGACGGACAACGTGGGCGTCGCGTCGTACGACGTGTACCGCAACGGGACCCTCGTCGGCTCCACCGGCGGCACGACGTACACCGACAGCGCTCTGACCGCCTCCACCACCTACCAGTACAAGGTGCGGGCGCGGGACGCCGCCGGGAACGCCTCGGCCCAGTCCGCGCAGGTCGCCGGCACGACGACTTCGGGGGGTGGGTCGGGCACCGGCAATCTGAAGGTGCAGTACAAGACGAGCGATACGGGCCTGACGGACAACGCCATCGGGATGAACCTGAAGGTGGTCAACACCGGTAGTAGTGCGCAGAGTCTCAAGGACGTCGAGATCCGCTACTGGTTCGACGACTCGGCCTCCTCGTACACGACGTGGTGCGATTGGGCGCAGATCGGCTGCTCGAACCTGACCCACTCGGTGTCGACGAACGGCACGGCGACCGGGGCCAATCGCTACCTGAAGGTCAACGTCACCGGCGGCACGCTCGCCGCGGGTGCCTCGACCGGCGACATCCAGTTGCGGCTGCACCGGGCCGACTGGTCGAACCTCAACGAGGCCGACGACTACAGCCACGGCACCGCGAGTTCGTACACGGACGCCCCGAAGATCGGCGTCTACTCCGGCGGCCAACTCCTGTGGGGCACCGCCCCGTAA
- a CDS encoding MarR family winged helix-turn-helix transcriptional regulator, translating to MTRHDEDPVGPNALDRITWALRRAELAVQTLKEQRLRPLGLAASHYMLLISVHSEPGLTGAELARRLNVTPQAVASLVTRLEGRGLLERREHPRHRHVQELHLTDAGRDVLRAADRVIADIERQITDGLDRKEAAQLRGLLDQVADVARKA from the coding sequence GTGACACGACACGATGAGGACCCCGTCGGGCCGAACGCCCTCGACCGGATTACCTGGGCGTTGCGCCGCGCGGAACTGGCTGTCCAGACACTCAAGGAACAGCGGTTGCGCCCGCTGGGCCTGGCTGCCTCGCACTACATGCTCCTGATATCGGTGCACTCCGAACCCGGACTGACCGGCGCCGAGCTGGCCCGCCGGCTCAACGTCACCCCCCAGGCCGTCGCCTCACTGGTGACCCGCTTGGAGGGCCGCGGATTGCTGGAGCGACGCGAACACCCCCGCCACCGCCACGTACAGGAGTTGCACCTCACCGATGCCGGGCGGGACGTGCTGCGCGCGGCAGACAGGGTGATCGCCGACATCGAGCGGCAGATCACCGACGGGCTGGACCGGAAGGAGGCGGCACAGCTGCGAGGACTGCTCGACCAGGTGGCTGACGTAGCTCGGAAGGCATGA
- a CDS encoding GH12 family glycosyl hydrolase domain-containing protein — MTGRHPRRALAATAAGILLAGLALFTGAVPAAAASVTDCTQWGTTETQGGTYTYQQNEWNSSARQCASVDTATGAWKLTEANFSLTTAGPPATYPSSYKGCHWGVCTANSGLPIRVGELGSARSTFDTTQVASGAWNASYDLWFNSTPTTDDQPDGTEVMIWINHRGGVQPIGSRTATVTADGRTWDVWTGPGASGWKVISYVLQGGATAVTDLDVKRLVDDATARGQINPAHYLIDAEAGFEIWQGGQGLGVNSFSFEASKGSGGGDTTPPTAPRNLRSTGASSSSASLAWDPATDDVGVTSYDVYRGGTRVGSTGGTTYTDTGLTASTAYSYTVRALDAAGNASPPTGPVSVTTEPGGGTGTGNLKVQYKTSDTGLTDNAIGMNLKVVNTGSGAQSLKDVEIRYWFDDSASSYTTWCDWAQIGCSNLTHSVSTNGTATGANRYLKVNVTGGTLAAGASTGDIQLRLHRADWSNLNEADDYSHGTASSYTDAPKIGVYSGGQLLWGTAP; from the coding sequence GTGACGGGACGACACCCGCGTCGCGCCCTCGCCGCCACCGCCGCGGGCATCCTGCTCGCCGGGCTCGCGCTGTTCACCGGCGCGGTCCCGGCGGCGGCCGCGTCGGTCACCGACTGCACCCAGTGGGGCACCACCGAGACGCAGGGCGGCACGTACACGTACCAGCAGAACGAGTGGAACTCCTCGGCCCGCCAGTGCGCGAGCGTGGACACCGCGACCGGCGCCTGGAAGCTGACCGAGGCGAACTTCTCGCTCACCACGGCGGGACCGCCCGCCACCTACCCGTCCAGCTACAAGGGCTGCCACTGGGGCGTGTGCACCGCGAACAGCGGCCTGCCGATCCGGGTCGGCGAACTGGGCAGCGCCCGCTCGACGTTCGACACCACGCAGGTCGCCTCCGGCGCCTGGAACGCCTCGTACGACCTGTGGTTCAACTCCACGCCCACCACCGACGACCAGCCGGACGGCACCGAGGTGATGATCTGGATCAACCACCGCGGCGGCGTCCAGCCCATCGGCTCCCGCACGGCCACGGTCACGGCGGACGGCAGGACCTGGGACGTGTGGACCGGGCCCGGCGCCTCCGGGTGGAAGGTCATCTCGTACGTGCTGCAGGGCGGCGCCACCGCGGTGACCGACCTCGACGTGAAGCGCCTCGTCGACGACGCCACCGCGCGCGGCCAGATCAACCCCGCGCACTACCTGATCGACGCGGAGGCCGGCTTCGAGATCTGGCAGGGCGGCCAGGGTCTCGGCGTGAACTCCTTCTCGTTCGAGGCCAGTAAGGGCTCGGGCGGCGGGGACACCACGCCGCCGACCGCGCCCCGCAACTTGCGGTCCACCGGGGCGAGTTCGTCGTCCGCCTCGCTGGCCTGGGACCCCGCCACGGACGACGTCGGCGTCACGTCGTACGACGTCTACCGCGGCGGCACCCGCGTCGGTTCCACCGGCGGCACGACGTACACCGACACCGGGCTGACGGCGTCCACCGCGTACAGCTACACCGTGCGCGCCCTGGACGCGGCCGGGAACGCCTCGCCACCCACCGGTCCGGTGAGCGTCACCACTGAGCCCGGCGGCGGGACCGGCACCGGCAATCTGAAGGTGCAGTACAAGACGAGCGATACGGGCCTGACGGACAACGCCATCGGGATGAACCTGAAGGTGGTCAACACCGGTAGTGGTGCGCAGAGTCTGAAGGACGTCGAGATCCGCTACTGGTTCGACGACTCGGCCTCCTCGTACACGACGTGGTGCGATTGGGCGCAGATCGGCTGCTCGAACCTGACCCACTCGGTGTCGACGAACGGCACGGCGACCGGGGCCAATCGCTACCTGAAGGTCAACGTCACCGGCGGCACGCTCGCCGCGGGCGCCTCGACCGGCGACATCCAGTTGCGGCTGCACCGGGCCGACTGGTCGAACCTCAACGAGGCCGACGACTACAGCCACGGCACCGCGAGTTCGTACACGGACGCCCCGAAGATCGGCGTCTACTCCGGCGGCCAACTCCTGTGGGGCACCGCGCCCTGA
- a CDS encoding FAD-dependent oxidoreductase — protein MPHTPSAAGRPGRVAVVGAGPAGMAAALSAHQAGHEVTLFERHAQTRPAGNILNLWPAPIKALGLLGVDIEDLGAPCQSEFRNVRGKRRVRVRLPEHVVRDYGGGFIGLLRPDLYERLLAALPPGVLRTGHTVEKVEQDDQTARLYMDDGTVHEADVLIGADGINSLVRRTLWGDSPIRPHHLQLYGGYTLADTVSAPKGLCVLTHSPTVQGAWTAIRSKGRDGFQWWVLSAHDIDRPVPDDLHGAAARLARGFPDPLPQLIAATDPAHVQSWPLRDRKPLKQWSKGRVTLIGDAAHPTSPYAAYGAGMATEDGYFLGRRLAGVDLTDGAAVRRALDAFEAPRKPHTARQSQTAWALGKVFHHAPALLRPLRDAVLDHTPLLQKVVGEGTPGEILKQLEEIERTERAFTAARGDAR, from the coding sequence ATGCCGCACACCCCTTCCGCCGCAGGCCGACCGGGCCGGGTCGCCGTTGTCGGCGCCGGGCCCGCCGGTATGGCCGCCGCACTCTCCGCCCACCAGGCGGGCCATGAGGTCACGCTCTTCGAGCGGCACGCCCAGACCCGGCCGGCCGGCAACATCCTGAATCTGTGGCCCGCGCCCATCAAAGCCCTCGGCCTGCTCGGCGTGGACATCGAGGACCTCGGAGCCCCCTGTCAGAGCGAGTTCCGCAATGTGCGCGGCAAGCGGCGGGTACGGGTCCGGCTGCCCGAACATGTGGTGCGTGACTATGGGGGCGGCTTCATCGGTCTGCTCCGCCCCGACCTGTACGAGCGGCTGCTGGCCGCGCTCCCGCCGGGCGTGCTGCGCACCGGCCACACGGTGGAGAAAGTCGAGCAGGACGACCAAACGGCCCGGCTGTACATGGACGACGGAACCGTGCACGAGGCCGACGTCCTGATCGGTGCCGACGGGATCAACTCCCTTGTCCGCCGCACCCTTTGGGGCGACTCGCCCATCCGGCCGCACCATCTGCAGCTCTACGGGGGCTACACCCTCGCCGATACCGTCTCCGCGCCCAAGGGGCTGTGCGTGCTGACCCACAGCCCCACCGTTCAGGGCGCCTGGACCGCCATCCGCAGCAAGGGCCGTGACGGCTTCCAGTGGTGGGTGCTCAGCGCCCACGACATCGACCGCCCGGTGCCGGACGATCTGCACGGCGCCGCCGCCCGCCTCGCCCGCGGCTTCCCCGACCCGCTGCCGCAGCTCATCGCCGCCACCGACCCCGCCCATGTGCAGAGCTGGCCGCTGCGGGACCGTAAGCCGCTGAAGCAGTGGTCGAAGGGCCGGGTCACTCTGATCGGCGATGCCGCCCACCCCACCTCCCCGTACGCCGCCTACGGAGCCGGGATGGCGACCGAGGACGGCTACTTCCTCGGCCGGCGCCTCGCGGGTGTCGACCTCACCGATGGGGCGGCCGTACGCCGGGCTCTCGACGCCTTCGAGGCGCCGCGCAAGCCGCACACCGCCCGGCAGTCGCAGACGGCTTGGGCGCTCGGCAAGGTGTTCCACCACGCGCCGGCTCTGCTACGTCCGCTGCGCGACGCCGTCCTCGACCACACGCCGCTGCTCCAGAAGGTCGTCGGGGAGGGAACGCCGGGGGAGATCCTCAAGCAGTTGGAGGAGATCGAACGGACCGAGCGGGCCTTCACCGCCGCACGGGGTGACGCACGCTGA
- a CDS encoding glycoside hydrolase family 48 protein, with the protein MAGGALVALGAGQAFAQAAGAPAGSAAQAAAAADGPYTEAFLTQYNKIKSPDSGYFSPDGIPYHCAETLIVEAPDHGHQTTSEAFSFWIWLEAAYGRVTGDWAPFNKSWEVAEASIIPPHIDQPTNDSYTPSKPATYAPEHPQVTSYPSELTSSVSVGSDPIAAELASAYGTMDVYGMHWLMDLDNVYGFGNKPGTGDELGPGKMASFVNSYQRGAQESVWETVPQPSTDLFKYGGANGYLDLFVKDASYAKQWKYTNAPDADARAVQAAYWALTWATAQGKVSQVSASVAKAAKMGDYLRYSMFDKYFKKIGDCTSPTGCQPASGRDAQHYLLSWYYAWGGSAGTGGGWAWRIGDGIAHQGYQNPLAAWALSTIPALTPKSPTAKGDWQKSLTRQLEFLRWLQSSEGGLAGGCSNSWDGQYGTPPAGTPTFYGMAYDWQPVYHDPPSNNWFGFQVWCMERVAQYYYVTNNATAKAVLDKWVAWASKQTTVGSDGSYRFPSTLGWTGAPDTWNATSPGANTGLHVSVVDYSDDVGVGAALAMTLIYYAAKSGDADSAGLAKSLLDAMAEHADAKGIAVPETRRDYDRFDDPVYFPAGWSGTSPQGVKLGSGTTFIGMRPWLKQEPGWSKVQTYLDGGAPPVFTYHRFWAQAALALSFASYAELLGDEGGPGGGGDTTAPTVPTGLTVTATTGTSVSLSWTASTDDTGVAAYDVYRDGTPVGTPTATTYSDTGLSAATAYHYRVAARDAAGNASALSAEVTGTTKTGGGTGGAKVQYKSTDSNATDNALRMSLKVGNTGGGALSLSTVTVRYYFTGDGGPSTYSTWCDWAMLGAANITHRVVALSSPKTGADHYLEVGFSAGAGSVAAGGDSGEIQLRVHKSDWSNFNEADDYSRGTNAAFADASKITAYVGGELVWGTAP; encoded by the coding sequence GTGGCCGGCGGCGCGCTCGTAGCCCTCGGCGCCGGGCAGGCGTTCGCCCAGGCTGCCGGGGCCCCGGCCGGTTCCGCCGCACAGGCGGCGGCCGCCGCCGACGGCCCCTACACGGAGGCCTTCCTCACCCAGTACAACAAGATCAAGAGCCCGGACAGCGGCTACTTCAGCCCGGACGGCATCCCGTACCACTGCGCCGAGACCCTGATCGTCGAGGCTCCCGACCACGGCCACCAGACGACCTCCGAGGCGTTCAGCTTCTGGATCTGGCTGGAGGCGGCGTACGGCCGGGTCACCGGCGACTGGGCCCCGTTCAACAAGTCCTGGGAGGTCGCCGAGGCCTCGATCATCCCGCCGCACATCGACCAGCCCACCAACGACTCGTACACCCCCTCCAAGCCCGCCACCTACGCGCCCGAGCACCCGCAGGTCACCAGCTACCCGTCCGAGCTGACCTCCTCCGTCTCCGTCGGCTCCGACCCCATCGCCGCCGAACTCGCCTCCGCGTACGGGACGATGGACGTCTACGGCATGCACTGGCTGATGGACCTCGACAACGTCTACGGCTTCGGCAACAAGCCCGGCACCGGCGACGAGCTCGGCCCCGGCAAGATGGCGTCCTTCGTCAACAGCTACCAGCGCGGCGCGCAGGAGTCGGTCTGGGAGACCGTCCCGCAGCCCAGCACCGACCTCTTCAAGTACGGCGGCGCCAACGGCTACCTCGACCTCTTCGTCAAGGACGCCTCGTACGCGAAGCAGTGGAAGTACACCAACGCCCCCGACGCCGACGCGCGCGCCGTGCAGGCCGCGTACTGGGCGCTGACGTGGGCGACGGCGCAGGGCAAGGTGAGCCAGGTCTCCGCCTCCGTGGCCAAGGCCGCGAAGATGGGCGACTACCTGCGCTACTCGATGTTCGACAAGTACTTCAAGAAAATCGGCGACTGCACCAGCCCGACCGGCTGCCAGCCCGCCTCCGGCCGCGATGCCCAGCACTACCTGCTGTCCTGGTACTACGCGTGGGGCGGCTCCGCAGGCACCGGCGGCGGCTGGGCCTGGCGCATCGGCGACGGCATCGCCCACCAGGGCTACCAGAACCCCCTCGCCGCCTGGGCGCTGTCCACCATCCCCGCCCTCACCCCCAAGTCGCCGACGGCGAAGGGCGATTGGCAGAAGTCGCTCACCCGGCAGCTGGAGTTCCTGCGCTGGCTGCAGTCCTCCGAAGGCGGGCTCGCCGGCGGCTGCTCCAACAGCTGGGACGGCCAGTACGGCACCCCGCCGGCCGGCACACCGACCTTCTACGGCATGGCGTACGACTGGCAGCCCGTCTACCACGACCCGCCGAGCAACAACTGGTTCGGCTTCCAGGTGTGGTGCATGGAGCGCGTCGCCCAGTACTACTACGTCACCAACAACGCGACCGCGAAGGCCGTCCTCGACAAGTGGGTGGCGTGGGCCTCGAAGCAGACCACCGTCGGCTCCGACGGCAGTTACCGCTTCCCCTCCACGCTGGGCTGGACCGGCGCCCCCGACACCTGGAACGCCACGAGCCCCGGCGCCAACACCGGCCTGCACGTGTCCGTCGTCGACTACAGCGACGACGTCGGCGTGGGTGCGGCGCTGGCCATGACGCTGATCTACTACGCCGCGAAGTCCGGGGACGCCGACTCCGCCGGACTCGCCAAGTCCCTGCTCGACGCCATGGCCGAGCACGCCGACGCCAAGGGCATCGCCGTCCCCGAGACCCGCCGCGACTACGACCGCTTCGACGATCCGGTGTACTTCCCGGCGGGCTGGTCCGGCACCTCCCCGCAAGGCGTGAAGCTGGGCTCCGGCACGACCTTCATCGGGATGCGGCCGTGGCTCAAGCAGGAGCCGGGCTGGTCGAAGGTGCAGACGTATCTCGACGGTGGCGCCCCGCCGGTCTTCACCTACCACCGCTTCTGGGCGCAGGCCGCGCTGGCGCTCTCCTTCGCCTCGTACGCCGAGCTCCTCGGCGACGAGGGCGGCCCCGGCGGCGGTGGCGACACCACCGCGCCGACCGTCCCGACCGGCCTGACCGTGACGGCGACGACCGGCACCAGCGTGTCGCTGAGCTGGACGGCGTCCACCGACGACACGGGCGTCGCGGCGTACGACGTCTACCGCGACGGCACCCCGGTCGGCACCCCGACCGCGACCACCTACAGCGACACCGGGCTCTCCGCCGCCACCGCCTACCACTACCGGGTCGCCGCCCGCGACGCCGCGGGCAACGCCTCCGCACTGTCCGCCGAGGTCACCGGCACCACCAAGACGGGCGGCGGTACGGGCGGGGCCAAGGTCCAGTACAAGAGCACCGACTCCAACGCCACCGACAACGCCCTGCGCATGTCCCTGAAGGTCGGCAACACCGGCGGCGGCGCGCTCAGCCTCTCCACGGTGACCGTCCGCTACTACTTCACCGGCGACGGCGGCCCGTCCACATACAGCACCTGGTGCGACTGGGCGATGCTCGGCGCCGCCAACATCACCCATCGCGTGGTCGCCCTGAGCAGCCCGAAGACCGGCGCGGACCACTACCTGGAGGTCGGCTTCAGCGCCGGCGCGGGCAGCGTCGCCGCGGGCGGCGACTCCGGCGAGATACAGCTGCGTGTGCACAAGAGCGACTGGTCGAACTTCAACGAGGCCGACGACTACAGCCGCGGTACGAACGCGGCCTTCGCGGACGCCTCGAAGATCACCGCGTACGTCGGCGGCGAGCTCGTCTGGGGGACGGCGCCGTGA